One Bacteroidota bacterium genomic window carries:
- a CDS encoding pyruvate, phosphate dikinase: MTVKGSTKKVGKAVEKPEPDDVETRQIILDPVHYQQLLQEKQERIKELTAINRTVRLLRAQHSVDDTLQQICSILQAAYQYPDYTCVRITFDNRTFTNLNFRETRWTQSQDFETSDNKRGNIEIFYLKDFPELDEGPFLKEERDLIISIAGIIASYLNSLKSLERSHETQERLKELACINRTSSILKEGKPIEEALLQICQILPQAWQYPEFAVARIQFDGMVFKSQNFKETKWTQSQHFETIDNQEGAIDIFYTKEFPESDEGPFMKEERELINNLASLIAGYLNSVKGKALLRKTLDDKTVREKYSSDDGTSKYSRQLLQTFLNKSNYNRDIYHDLMPFMVKEILLVANLYDAYSIEKEGKFSEYVLGDYQQLNLTSIPRITGVSTPEEAMNQLHIKHFDLVVIMVGVDKNLPIVLSEMVKLEFPYIPVFLLLNNNSDLALFEGSDKKLPNIDKVFIWNGESKMFLAMIKHVEDKINVENDTKVGLVRIILLVEDSAKYYSRYLPILHQIVMEQTRRIIDDVATDELYKVLKLRARPKIILASSYEDAIYIFDKYKEYILCLISDIKFEKGSRMDEMAGINLVEYVRKEIPALPIIIQSSELSNQEKAFEMKATFINKNSDSLSQDLKSFITHFLGFGNFVYKDSMGKQIAVARSLKEFENQLKTIPDESLIYHAQRDHFSMWLMARGEIQAARILLPHKVTDFKNPQNIREYLISVIQQFRNEQNKGKVIPFEESAILDESNVVSLTSGSLGGKGRGLAFINTLIYNYDFSEHIPNINIRAPKTSVIGTEEFEYFIQRNNLYDIVIGETDYEEIKQMFIKSKLTESLIKKLKIILKLINKPLAVRSSGLFEDSLMQPFAGIFETYLLPNCHPDFNVRLQQLMDAIKLVFASVYSSLSKSYIQSVHYKLEEEKMAVIIQEVVGNQFENVFYPHISGVAQSYNYYPFSYMKPEEGFAVIALGLGKYVVEGEKAYRFSPKYPAVEINSPKDQYLNSQLQFFAVDLSKKDVDLLEGDTAGLIRLDIDDAERHGTLTHSASVYDIENSRIVSGISHPGPRIVNFADILKYNYVPLSQTIEVVLDVVKEALGSPVEIEFAVDLNKDEDMKASFYLLQIKPLIGSAQDFNINMKEINRQKILLYTEKGMGNGMIRDIRDVIYVEKTYFDKSKTVEMAAEIEQMNILMGKENKNYILIGPGRWGTRDRWIGIPVNWTHISNAKIIVETSLEGYPLDASSGSHFFHNLTSMNVGYFSVYEENPETFIRYDVLEKQELVGKSGFFRHVRFNKPLIIRMDGKKRIAVISWDEIPVL, encoded by the coding sequence ATGACAGTAAAAGGTTCAACAAAAAAGGTCGGGAAAGCAGTTGAAAAACCTGAACCGGACGACGTGGAAACCAGGCAGATAATCCTTGATCCGGTCCATTACCAGCAGCTTCTGCAAGAGAAGCAGGAACGTATCAAAGAGCTGACAGCTATAAACCGGACAGTCCGCCTGCTCAGGGCTCAGCATTCAGTTGATGATACCCTTCAACAGATTTGCTCCATTCTTCAGGCTGCCTATCAATATCCGGATTACACCTGCGTCAGGATCACTTTTGATAACAGGACATTTACCAACCTGAATTTCCGAGAAACCAGATGGACACAATCACAGGATTTTGAAACCAGTGACAATAAGCGCGGTAACATCGAAATATTTTATCTTAAAGATTTCCCTGAACTGGATGAGGGACCTTTTCTGAAAGAAGAAAGGGACCTGATAATCAGCATCGCCGGGATCATCGCCAGTTATCTAAATTCACTCAAAAGTCTCGAACGTTCGCATGAAACGCAGGAGAGATTAAAGGAGCTGGCATGCATAAACCGCACAAGCAGCATCCTGAAAGAAGGAAAACCTATCGAGGAAGCTTTATTGCAGATTTGCCAGATCCTGCCACAGGCATGGCAATATCCGGAGTTTGCCGTTGCACGTATTCAGTTTGATGGCATGGTATTTAAAAGTCAAAATTTTAAAGAAACCAAATGGACGCAGAGTCAGCATTTCGAAACCATTGACAACCAGGAAGGTGCTATTGATATCTTTTATACGAAAGAATTTCCTGAATCGGATGAAGGCCCTTTCATGAAAGAGGAAAGAGAGCTGATTAACAACCTGGCCAGCCTCATCGCCGGCTATCTGAACAGTGTCAAAGGCAAGGCTCTTCTCAGGAAGACACTTGATGACAAAACTGTACGCGAAAAATACTCCTCTGATGATGGAACATCCAAATATAGCCGGCAGCTCCTTCAGACTTTCCTCAATAAAAGCAACTATAACCGTGATATTTACCATGACCTGATGCCTTTTATGGTAAAAGAGATTCTCCTGGTTGCCAACCTCTATGATGCTTACAGCATCGAAAAAGAGGGCAAATTCTCAGAATATGTGTTGGGTGACTATCAGCAACTCAATCTCACCTCCATACCGCGTATTACAGGCGTGTCCACGCCGGAAGAAGCAATGAATCAGCTCCATATCAAACACTTCGACCTGGTCGTCATTATGGTGGGAGTTGATAAGAATCTGCCCATCGTACTTAGTGAAATGGTTAAACTGGAATTCCCCTATATTCCGGTTTTCCTGCTTCTGAATAACAATTCCGACCTGGCGCTTTTTGAAGGCAGCGATAAAAAACTTCCCAATATCGATAAGGTTTTCATTTGGAATGGTGAGTCCAAGATGTTCCTGGCCATGATCAAACATGTAGAAGATAAAATCAATGTTGAGAATGACACCAAGGTAGGATTAGTCAGAATTATCCTTCTCGTTGAGGACTCAGCAAAATATTATTCCCGTTATCTGCCTATACTTCACCAGATCGTGATGGAGCAGACCCGCCGCATCATTGATGATGTGGCTACGGATGAATTATATAAAGTTCTGAAGCTGCGGGCACGGCCAAAAATCATCCTTGCCTCAAGCTATGAGGATGCCATTTATATATTTGATAAGTACAAGGAATATATCCTTTGCCTTATATCGGATATTAAATTTGAAAAAGGCAGCAGGATGGATGAAATGGCGGGCATCAACCTGGTGGAATATGTTCGTAAAGAGATTCCGGCATTACCCATCATCATCCAATCGTCGGAGCTATCAAACCAGGAAAAAGCCTTTGAGATGAAGGCCACTTTTATAAATAAAAACTCCGACAGTCTGAGCCAGGATCTAAAGAGTTTCATCACACATTTTCTGGGTTTCGGAAATTTTGTTTACAAGGACAGCATGGGGAAACAGATAGCTGTTGCCCGTTCCCTGAAGGAATTTGAGAACCAGCTCAAGACTATCCCTGATGAATCACTTATCTATCATGCCCAGCGTGATCATTTTTCCATGTGGCTGATGGCCCGCGGTGAGATACAGGCAGCGCGGATACTACTGCCACATAAGGTCACCGACTTCAAAAATCCGCAGAATATCAGAGAATACCTCATCAGCGTCATCCAGCAATTCCGCAATGAACAAAATAAGGGGAAGGTCATCCCCTTTGAGGAATCAGCGATACTTGACGAAAGCAACGTGGTGAGCCTGACCTCTGGCTCACTGGGAGGCAAAGGCCGTGGTCTGGCTTTCATCAATACGCTCATTTATAATTACGATTTTTCGGAACACATCCCGAATATCAATATCCGTGCTCCGAAAACATCGGTCATCGGCACCGAAGAATTTGAGTATTTCATTCAGCGAAATAACCTGTATGATATCGTCATTGGTGAAACAGATTACGAAGAGATCAAACAAATGTTTATCAAAAGCAAGCTGACTGAAAGTCTGATTAAAAAACTGAAGATCATTCTCAAGCTGATAAACAAACCGTTGGCCGTAAGATCTTCAGGATTATTTGAAGACTCCCTGATGCAGCCATTTGCCGGCATATTTGAGACCTATCTGCTGCCCAACTGCCATCCTGATTTTAATGTGAGGCTCCAGCAACTGATGGATGCCATAAAACTGGTTTTTGCATCTGTGTATTCATCATTGTCGAAAAGCTATATCCAATCGGTTCATTATAAGCTCGAAGAGGAAAAAATGGCGGTCATCATACAGGAAGTTGTTGGCAATCAATTTGAAAATGTCTTTTATCCCCATATCAGCGGCGTAGCCCAGTCGTATAATTACTATCCGTTTTCATATATGAAGCCGGAAGAGGGTTTTGCAGTTATTGCACTTGGCCTTGGCAAATATGTGGTGGAGGGCGAAAAAGCCTACCGGTTTTCACCGAAATACCCGGCTGTCGAAATCAATTCTCCCAAAGATCAGTATCTTAATTCACAGTTACAATTTTTTGCTGTGGACCTGTCCAAAAAAGATGTTGACCTGCTGGAGGGTGATACGGCTGGTCTTATTCGGCTGGATATTGACGATGCGGAGCGTCATGGAACCCTGACTCACTCAGCATCGGTATATGACATTGAAAACAGCCGTATTGTTTCGGGTATTTCCCACCCCGGACCACGGATCGTCAATTTTGCCGATATCCTGAAATACAATTATGTGCCTCTATCCCAAACCATTGAGGTTGTGCTTGATGTGGTCAAAGAAGCGCTTGGCTCACCTGTGGAAATCGAATTTGCTGTTGATCTGAACAAGGATGAGGACATGAAGGCATCGTTCTATCTGTTACAGATCAAACCACTTATCGGCAGCGCACAGGATTTCAACATCAACATGAAGGAGATCAACAGGCAAAAAATACTCCTGTATACCGAAAAAGGCATGGGAAATGGCATGATCAGGGATATCAGGGATGTGATATATGTGGAAAAAACGTATTTCGATAAAAGCAAGACTGTTGAGATGGCTGCTGAAATAGAACAGATGAATATCCTCATGGGAAAAGAAAACAAGAACTACATCCTAATCGGTCCGGGCCGCTGGGGTACACGCGACCGCTGGATAGGCATACCGGTCAACTGGACCCACATCTCCAATGCGAAGATCATCGTTGAAACCAGCCTGGAGGGATATCCACTGGATGCCTCCTCCGGATCGCACTTTTTTCATAACCTGACATCTATGAACGTCGGGTATTTTTCAGTTTATGAAGAAAATCCGGAAACATTCATCCGCTATGATGTCCTTGAAAAGCAGGAACTGGTCGGTAAATCGGGCTTTTTTCGCCATGTCAGGTTCAATAAACCTTTGATTATCAGAATGGATGGCAAAAAAAGAATTGCAGTCATATCATGGGATGAGATCCCAGTGTTGTAA
- the gdhA gene encoding NADP-specific glutamate dehydrogenase: MANPVHEKLVKDFMAKVIAKNPGEIEFHQAVEEVVATLIPFVEENPKYKEAKILERCVEPERVILFRVPWVDGKGEIQINKGYRIEMNSAIGPYKGGLRFHPTVNLGILKFLAFEQVFKNSLTTLPMGGGKGGSDFDPKGKSDMEVMQFCQSFMNELFRHIGPDTDVPAGDIGVGGREIGYLFGQYKRLRNEFTGVLTGKGREWGGSLIRPEATGYGQVYFAEEMLNTKGDSMKGKICLVSGSGNVAQYATEKATQMGAKVVTMSDSAGFIHDPDGINAEKLAFIMHLKNVKRGRIKEYADKYGVKYYEGLRPWGVKCDVALPAATQNEVNGDDARTLIKNGCQVVSEGSNMPSTPEAIDVYLGARILYGPGKAANAGGVATSGLEMSQNSLRLSWTREEVDARLHQIMKDIHTTCVKWGKEKDGYTNYVRGANIGGFVKVAESMLAHGVV; this comes from the coding sequence ATGGCAAATCCAGTTCATGAAAAATTGGTCAAAGATTTCATGGCCAAAGTTATCGCAAAGAACCCCGGTGAGATTGAATTTCACCAGGCAGTCGAAGAAGTAGTTGCAACACTGATTCCATTCGTGGAAGAAAATCCGAAATACAAAGAAGCAAAGATCCTTGAACGGTGTGTTGAGCCGGAACGGGTTATCCTTTTCAGGGTCCCATGGGTTGATGGCAAGGGCGAGATACAAATAAACAAAGGTTACAGGATTGAGATGAATAGTGCCATCGGACCCTATAAGGGTGGATTGAGGTTTCACCCGACGGTGAACCTTGGCATTCTCAAATTCCTTGCTTTTGAACAGGTCTTTAAAAACAGTCTGACGACCCTTCCGATGGGTGGTGGTAAAGGTGGTTCTGACTTCGACCCCAAAGGGAAATCCGACATGGAAGTGATGCAGTTCTGCCAGAGTTTCATGAATGAGTTATTCCGTCATATAGGCCCTGATACAGACGTTCCGGCAGGCGACATTGGTGTCGGCGGCAGGGAAATAGGTTATTTATTTGGACAATACAAGAGGTTACGTAATGAATTTACCGGCGTTCTTACCGGCAAGGGCCGTGAATGGGGTGGCAGCCTCATCAGACCGGAAGCTACTGGTTATGGCCAAGTTTATTTTGCTGAAGAGATGTTAAACACCAAAGGTGACAGCATGAAAGGAAAGATATGCCTCGTTTCCGGATCAGGTAATGTGGCACAGTATGCAACGGAAAAAGCCACACAAATGGGCGCCAAGGTGGTTACCATGTCCGACTCCGCCGGATTCATCCATGATCCCGATGGCATTAATGCCGAAAAGCTCGCCTTTATCATGCACCTGAAGAATGTGAAAAGGGGAAGAATAAAGGAATATGCCGACAAATATGGTGTCAAATATTATGAAGGCCTCCGTCCATGGGGTGTTAAATGTGATGTGGCATTACCAGCGGCAACCCAGAACGAAGTCAATGGCGATGATGCCAGGACACTGATCAAAAACGGTTGCCAGGTCGTATCAGAAGGCTCCAACATGCCATCCACACCCGAAGCTATTGACGTATACCTGGGAGCCAGGATACTCTATGGTCCCGGAAAGGCTGCCAATGCCGGTGGTGTTGCTACATCAGGTCTCGAAATGTCACAGAACTCACTGAGGTTGTCATGGACAAGAGAAGAAGTGGATGCACGGTTACATCAGATCATGAAAGATATCCATACCACTTGCGTGAAATGGGGTAAAGAAAAAGATGGATACACAAATTATGTGAGAGGTGCTAACATTGGTGGATTTGTCAAGGTGGCGGAATCTATGCTGGCTCATGGTGTCGTTTAA
- a CDS encoding O-antigen ligase family protein: MNILQKYKSLRPEVYFYLMLVFALLMPFNGLVVSYSIGLIFLIWLSGPGFGNVRGSFRHGAKHWWILSFSLLYLLYLAGLAYTRNLTYAGEDMQTKLSLLLFPLMLSLTDDAVFDTKKTHTLLRTFIAGVFLCTLTCLIHAFIQYFASHSKMAFYYTNLSWFQHTTYLSMYISFAITLLFYFLLLNRMSKMIKVLIILLIVYFSVFIVLLSSKAGILTLSLVMFVMAFYLLFFRRRVILGISLIGSVVLFFLLASFLFPNVYSRIERTRKAIENYDSGVRNSEESTDARLLIWKSAVEIIREHPLSGVGTGDVKDALLEKYNEKGMTDALSHQLNAHNQFLQTGIAIGLAGTTVLLAMFILALIYAIKNRNIVYLLFLGINAVNFLFESILETQNGVVFYAFFNAFLFYKIKELRWPE, from the coding sequence ATGAATATCTTACAAAAGTATAAAAGTCTCCGGCCAGAGGTGTACTTCTATCTGATGCTGGTATTTGCATTGTTGATGCCTTTCAATGGTCTGGTTGTCTCCTATTCTATCGGGTTGATCTTTTTAATCTGGTTATCAGGTCCCGGATTCGGCAATGTACGCGGGTCATTTCGCCATGGGGCAAAACACTGGTGGATTTTGTCGTTTTCGTTGCTTTACCTTTTATATCTGGCCGGCCTGGCTTATACCAGAAACCTGACTTATGCAGGTGAAGATATGCAAACCAAGCTTTCCCTGCTTCTCTTCCCGCTGATGCTATCATTGACCGATGACGCGGTTTTCGACACAAAAAAAACTCATACCCTGCTGCGGACATTCATTGCAGGCGTGTTTCTTTGTACATTGACCTGCCTGATCCATGCTTTTATTCAGTATTTTGCCTCCCACTCCAAAATGGCATTTTATTACACCAATCTTTCCTGGTTCCAGCACACCACTTACCTTTCCATGTATATCAGTTTTGCCATCACCCTGCTATTCTATTTTCTTCTGCTGAACAGAATGTCAAAGATGATAAAGGTACTCATCATATTGCTCATCGTTTATTTTTCAGTTTTTATCGTTTTATTGAGTTCCAAGGCTGGCATATTGACTCTGAGCCTTGTTATGTTTGTCATGGCTTTTTATCTTCTGTTTTTCCGCAGGCGAGTGATACTGGGCATCTCCCTGATAGGATCAGTGGTTCTTTTTTTTCTGCTCGCTTCATTTCTTTTTCCTAATGTCTATTCACGGATTGAACGGACAAGGAAAGCCATTGAAAATTATGATTCCGGCGTAAGAAACAGCGAGGAAAGTACAGATGCTAGGTTACTGATCTGGAAAAGTGCTGTGGAGATCATCCGTGAGCACCCGTTATCAGGTGTAGGAACAGGTGATGTGAAGGATGCCCTGCTCGAAAAGTACAATGAAAAGGGCATGACAGATGCTCTATCACACCAATTAAATGCGCACAATCAATTTCTACAGACAGGTATAGCTATTGGACTGGCAGGAACAACCGTTTTACTGGCGATGTTTATCCTGGCGCTGATCTACGCCATAAAAAACCGGAATATTGTCTATCTCCTTTTCCTGGGAATTAATGCCGTTAATTTTCTTTTTGAATCGATACTTGAAACACAGAATGGGGTAGTTTTTTATGCCTTTTTCAATGCGTTCCTGTTCTATAAAATAAAAGAGCTCAGGTGGCCAGAGTAA
- a CDS encoding DUF4340 domain-containing protein: MKKNTIIFIITIVLAIIAVTLIITSSKSTIRRELKDFAVDDTSNVSKIFLTDKNNRNVLLERQSDGSWRLNGKYKAQQESVDLLLKTMLNLAILDPVPQSALNTTIKLLATGSIKVEIYQQVYRIDLFNRIRLFRHEKKSKTYYVGHVAQNNIGTYMLMENSEVPFLVYLPGLRGFVQSRYNTREKDWRDHQIFASKLQDIQSVEVEFVENPNQSYKVVNHDDRLFSLISLADKKEIPDFDTNKVVNFLASFANIRYEALIVDMFPSRRDSIIANLPFHVITLTEKSGKKFVVKTFHKPGVPGEIDYKGNSLPYDIDRFYALINDGKDFVLIQFYVFDKITRPVTYFKHSS, encoded by the coding sequence ATGAAGAAAAACACCATCATATTTATTATAACCATTGTCCTGGCAATCATTGCTGTCACACTGATCATCACCAGCTCGAAAAGCACTATAAGGCGTGAATTGAAAGATTTTGCCGTCGATGACACTTCCAATGTGTCAAAAATCTTTCTGACCGATAAGAACAACAGGAATGTTTTATTGGAGCGGCAAAGTGACGGATCATGGCGACTGAATGGAAAATATAAAGCCCAGCAGGAAAGTGTTGACCTGTTATTAAAGACTATGCTGAATCTGGCTATTTTGGACCCTGTGCCACAGTCAGCCCTGAATACCACAATAAAGCTTCTGGCTACAGGCTCCATAAAAGTAGAGATTTATCAACAGGTTTACAGGATTGACCTGTTCAACAGGATCAGGCTTTTCAGGCATGAAAAAAAATCGAAGACTTACTATGTCGGGCATGTCGCACAAAACAACATTGGCACATACATGCTGATGGAGAACTCTGAAGTACCTTTCCTGGTCTATCTGCCGGGATTAAGGGGATTTGTCCAGTCAAGGTACAACACACGGGAAAAAGACTGGCGCGATCATCAAATCTTTGCCAGCAAACTGCAGGACATACAATCGGTGGAGGTTGAATTTGTTGAAAATCCCAACCAGTCATACAAGGTCGTGAATCATGACGACAGACTCTTCTCACTCATATCTTTGGCTGATAAAAAAGAGATACCTGACTTTGATACCAATAAGGTGGTGAATTTTTTGGCTTCCTTTGCCAACATACGATATGAAGCCCTAATTGTCGACATGTTCCCCAGCCGTCGTGACTCGATCATTGCCAACCTGCCGTTTCATGTCATCACGCTTACCGAAAAATCAGGTAAAAAGTTTGTCGTAAAAACTTTTCACAAACCAGGAGTGCCCGGTGAGATCGATTATAAGGGTAATTCTTTGCCATACGATATAGACCGGTTTTATGCACTCATCAATGATGGAAAAGATTTTGTCCTGATTCAATTCTATGTCTTTGATAAAATTACCAGACCCGTCACATATTTCAAACATTCATCATAA
- a CDS encoding DUF4411 family protein, which translates to MQLDFNQGNIIYVIDTSGLIMLESTFKYDNPVFIAIWEEIEELIKRGRFKTIDFVEDEINNYEGKQDFLMKWMKKWKKLLVVPTDAASINAAIPIINEEYNSGFFDAKKQAEGKEEADPYLIAYCKTHNCVLITNESKVKPNRIPGVSAKNGVKCIDINDFLIERELKMERKKK; encoded by the coding sequence ATGCAATTAGATTTTAATCAGGGAAATATTATTTATGTGATTGATACAAGTGGTTTAATAATGCTTGAATCAACTTTTAAATATGACAACCCAGTATTCATTGCTATTTGGGAAGAAATTGAAGAATTAATCAAACGAGGTCGTTTCAAAACAATTGATTTTGTTGAAGATGAAATAAACAATTACGAAGGCAAGCAAGATTTTTTAATGAAATGGATGAAGAAATGGAAAAAGCTTTTAGTTGTCCCGACAGATGCTGCAAGTATAAACGCAGCTATTCCAATAATTAATGAGGAATATAACTCAGGATTTTTTGATGCAAAAAAACAGGCAGAAGGAAAAGAAGAAGCCGACCCTTATTTGATTGCATATTGCAAAACTCACAATTGTGTATTGATAACCAATGAGAGTAAAGTAAAACCAAACAGAATTCCAGGCGTTTCAGCAAAAAATGGCGTAAAGTGTATTGATATAAATGATTTTTTAATAGAAAGAGAATTGAAAATGGAAAGAAAGAAGAAATAA
- a CDS encoding XRE family transcriptional regulator, with amino-acid sequence MKEEINIAVNHEVLVWAREAIVLNRTNASEKTGISAKRLIQLEEGEKQPTLDELKELSKAYKRTIATLLLTKPPKEKPLPTDRRTIDSKDLGNFHEKTIMAIRKARALVVSLVELKQDADIAIPRFQYKASIQANPATIANKLRKEWNLGEIRQLENINYALEAYIEKVESLGIAVFQLSLTQDQLRGFSMVDEIVPIIGIKRGGEQASAKIFTLFHELGHILLTDGGLCDLTENINQQIEKWCNAFAAEILIPTSELLQMNIVIEQKSKGKKMWAKKDLIELANHFHVGPLAILRSLLENKLTTLEYYKDRHQAWNKPTFGRAKKPEGRNIAKETIKEKGRTYISLAFSAFDQNRIDLKDLSDFLGVKLSYIPKTRQLLNA; translated from the coding sequence ATGAAAGAGGAAATTAATATAGCGGTAAACCATGAAGTTCTTGTTTGGGCAAGAGAAGCTATAGTATTGAACCGAACAAATGCATCTGAAAAAACCGGAATATCAGCAAAGCGTTTAATTCAATTGGAAGAAGGAGAAAAACAACCAACATTAGACGAATTAAAGGAACTTTCAAAAGCTTATAAAAGAACTATTGCAACTCTATTACTGACTAAACCTCCAAAGGAAAAGCCACTTCCAACCGACAGAAGAACTATTGACTCAAAAGATTTAGGAAACTTTCACGAAAAAACCATTATGGCAATTCGTAAAGCCCGGGCACTTGTTGTTTCATTAGTTGAACTAAAACAAGATGCCGACATTGCAATTCCCCGTTTCCAATACAAAGCATCAATACAAGCTAATCCTGCAACAATAGCAAATAAGCTACGCAAAGAATGGAATTTAGGCGAGATAAGACAATTGGAAAATATCAATTATGCTTTAGAGGCATATATTGAAAAAGTGGAATCGTTAGGAATTGCAGTTTTTCAATTGAGTTTAACTCAAGACCAGTTGAGAGGATTTTCAATGGTGGATGAAATTGTGCCAATAATTGGAATCAAAAGGGGTGGAGAACAAGCGTCAGCAAAAATTTTCACGCTATTTCACGAACTCGGTCATATACTATTAACTGACGGTGGGTTGTGCGATTTAACAGAAAACATCAATCAGCAGATTGAAAAATGGTGTAATGCTTTTGCGGCTGAAATACTAATTCCGACATCTGAACTTTTGCAAATGAATATTGTAATAGAACAAAAGTCAAAAGGAAAAAAGATGTGGGCAAAAAAAGATTTGATTGAATTGGCAAATCATTTTCACGTTGGTCCATTGGCTATTTTAAGAAGTTTGTTAGAAAACAAACTTACAACTCTTGAATATTACAAGGACAGGCATCAAGCCTGGAATAAACCAACATTCGGCAGAGCAAAAAAACCGGAAGGAAGAAACATTGCAAAAGAAACAATTAAAGAAAAAGGTAGAACATATATCTCTCTTGCATTTTCAGCATTTGACCAAAATAGAATTGACCTTAAAGACCTTTCAGATTTTTTGGGAGTGAAGCTTTCATACATTCCCAAAACTCGTCAATTGTTAAATGCTTAG